The genomic DNA TGGCCGGAGCGTTCTCCCGTTTGGGCGGCGACCCGCGCGACAGCGCCCGCGCCCGCGCGCTCGTGGCGTACACGAAGCTCAACCTGCTGGCCGATCCGCGCGACATGACGGCTTGGCGCAGCTGGTGCGGCTTCGACAACTACCTCACGAACAGCGATGCATGGGGCGGCTTGCAGGCTTTCGCTGAAAAGCGCGAGCTCACGCTCTACGACGCGCTCGCCCTGGCCGACCAGCTGGAAGACGAACCGTTCCTGCGCGCGCACGCCCTGGTCGAGCGCTGGCGCGCGGGCCAGAAGCTTATCGCCGCGAACGTCGGGCGCAAGGGCTTCGGCCTGCTGCAGGCCATCGGAGCCGACGGCCTGCCCGAGTTCGAGGAGACGGCGCGCGCCCTCGTGGGCGACGAGGATGCGGCAGCGGTGTTCGCCCTGCAGCGCGCCAACGTCACCGATCCCGCGCTGCCCGACGATCCTCACGTGCTGCACGTGGCCTCATACGGCGCCCTGTGCGGCGTCGAATACGACAACATCTTCGCCATCGCCGCCGTGGACGGCTTCATGCCGCGGCGCGATGCGTTCGAGGTGATCAGCACCGAGGAAGACCGCGAGCGCATCATGAACGAAGAGCGCCGACTGTTCTGCAACAGCGTGTCGAAGGCCAGCAAACGCCTGGTCGTCTCCTATTTCAGCAAAGCGCCGCTCGAGCTTGCCGAGCGTGCCAAGATGCAGGTGGTGCGCGTGAAGGCCGAGGGCAACGGCCGCGTGGCCTCGGTGCGTCCCACCGCGTTTTTGGCCGAAGCGGGAAACGCCGCCCCCGTCACCACCGGCGGCCAAGCCCTCCTCGCCCAGCACGGGTTGAACTAGCCGCCATCGCGCCGCCGCCCAGCGGCGGCGCGAAGCTGCCTTCGTACTGGCGCTCCAGACCAAGAAGAGCCTTCCGACGCGCGGCTACGCAGGCTTTCCCTGCCGCATATCCTGCAGCAGCTCTTTCCGCAGCCGGTAGCGCTTCATCATCCAGCTCGCGTCGTTCGGCGGAAGGCGCTTTCCCGTCAGCTTCGCCACCGCACGCGCCGATTCGTCGAACTTCCGAGCATCGAAGAACTGGTCGGGCGTAATCGAGACCACCGTTACTCCCTGGGAAATCAGCGCGCTGCGACGAGCCGAATCCCGCGTCTCGGCCGCGTTGCCGCTGTGATGCTCGCCGCTGTCGTACTCGACGGCAACGTGCCGCTTTCGCCAATACAGGTCGCATTCGAAGCGTTCGCGCTGAACCAACCCCTTCGTCCGAACCTCGATGCACGCGTTGAGCTCGGGAAGGTCCAAGCCGTATCCGCCGATCATCCGCGACAAGCACAAGGCCATGACCAGGTTCGTCTCCATAGGAGATGCCGACGAGTCCGCAATGAAGCGCAGCGCTCGCAGCGCCTTGTTCGACCCGATGCAGCCGCGCGACTTCTCGACGAAGCGCCTGAGCGAGCGCACGTCGGTCAAAGGCGTGCGTTTCCGAAAACCTCGCTTGTCGCCATCGTACGCATATCGCGAGCACAAGAGACAGCCATACCGAACAAGCTCGACCAGCGACAGCTCCGTCGCCATCTCCACGAAGGACCGCTCGGGCGAGCTGATGTACAGCCCGTCGCGCAACCGGACGAAAGATCCAGCCGGAAAACCGGCACTCCACACGTGGCACACGGGGCTGCCCGTCCGCACGCGATCGTTTGCCTGAGCGACCACGACGTGCAGCGGCACCCCAAACGCATCCAGCTCTCCATCCGTATCCCCCATACGAACGCCGCAGATCGGATGGGCGCGCGACGGCGTGGGAACCGGCAACGCATCGCTCACGCGCCAGTACTCGTAGGCAGACCAATATCCGATGTATACGCTCATGGTTGCAGCATACCGGGCGAGCGGACGAATGGCTAGCCGTCTTTTGGGTCCCCGAATCCCAAAACGGGAAAAAGAGCCCTCCGTGCAAGTTTTTCGACTTCGTGGCAAATACGGCAGAAGCCCACCTGGGGTTTTTCGTTCACAGTTCCGACAAGCACCCCCGCTTCATTCTCCATGGAACGAAAACGCCTGATGAACGGGTTCCCGTTTTCGAAAGCCTTGCCACGAAGTCGAAAAATTTGCACGGAGGGGCCCGAAAGGAACCCGGGCCCGCAGATCGTCTGCAGGCCCGGCGGGAGGGAGGCAATATCGAGAGGTTTCGGCAACCTACTATGCGGCGACTTCCACACTGTCCAGCAGCTCGGCGAGGATGGACGCATCCTCCTCGGCGAAGCCCATGGCAAGCTGGGCCAACCCCTGGTAGAACAACGTGCGCGAGAACAGCCGCATGTCGTTGGTCAATAGCGGAAGCCAGTTCAGCAGGTGGTCGTGCAGGAAGGTCCGCTGAGTGCGCAACTGCCCCACGGCCTCGTCCTCGTCGCCTGCCGCCAGCGCCTCGACCGCGCGCAGGCTCATGCGTTGCATGAACTCGAACTCCAGCGCCACGTGGTCCTCGCCCTCGTTCCATGCGCCGCGCTTCAAACCGTTCTCGCGCAGCGTCTGCAGCACTTCGGCGCGCGCCTCCTGCATCATCAGGCGACGTTCGGAGGTGTACACGCTCTCGTACGGATAGGCGGCCGAGTACGCGTTCACCCCGTGGCCGATGAACGTGCGCACGAAGTCGATGGCGAGCTCGGTGACGCTGTCGTCCCATGCGGTTTTCAGATAGTCGTACAGCAGATGGTACCCTTCGTCCACCTTCGCGTTGCCCGTAGCGGTGGGGAAGCGCATGGCTTGCAGCTCCCGCAAGGAGTCCGCGTCCACTTCCTCGCGGAACAAGTTTGCCAGCAGGCCGTACGTTTGAGCGCGCATGTTCATGAGCGCAACCAGGTCGACGGTTTCCTCAGACATGGTTCTCCTCCTTCTTCGCAGCGGCGGCTGCTTCCACCGCAGGCAGCATCGCACGTCCCAGATCGGTCAGACGCCACGCGTGCTCGCTCCATTCCAGCGCATCGGTGCGCTCCAGCATGTCGATGAAATGGCCGCCGAAACGCCGCGGGCTCTTCACCTCGTCGAACGTGTCCACCAGGTCTTCTATCTCGGGTTTCGTGCACGGGCGCTCGTCGACGGCGCGCATGACCGCGCGGTACACCTTCACGTAACGGCTGTCGCGATCGAGCACGATGTCGCGGAACGCAGAGCCCTGCGTCAGCCTCTCGTACAGCGCGCTTCCTTCTTCGGTAGTGCGCCACACAGGGTCGACGCGTTCTTTGATCTCGAGAAACGCAACGCCCGCCTCCACGTCCTCGTGCGGTTCGGCGGCTTCGGGCATCTCCAACGTCAAGGCGCCGGCACGTTCGAGCATGCGGCACAGCGTCATGGGCGCGTACACCGAGCGGTTGCTGGCCTGCGCCGCTTCCACGTGCTCGGCCACGCGGCTCGCCGCGCACCCGCCGCGGCACAACCCCATGATGCTCAGCAGCACGGGCCGGCGACCGGGGTTGTGATCCAGCAGCTCCAGCACGGCAGATTCCACGCCACCTTGGCGCTTGGGGGTGTACACGGCTTCGCGCTGCATGCTCTGGGGCATGTTGCGCATGGTGGGATAGTCGACGGTATCAAGCGGGTTGTCGTCGTCCATGTCCTCCTGGTCGATCTCCAGATCGTCGGCCATCAGAGGATCGAACTCGTCGTCTAAGCCCAGCACGTCGTCAAACGATACGGTAGGCATCATTCCTCCTTCTTCTCTCTTCGCTGCGTTCGAGTATAGGGGCTGCGCGCGACGGCTCATCATCCTACAAGGCGTAATTACGCAGGGATTCGCGCGCATCATACGCCGGGGCCGCGAAATCACCTTGACGCGCGCTTCGCCGGCTCCCTATAATCGGGGCGCGTTGCGAGAAGCGGGGCTTCTTAGGAAAGGAAGCTCCAATGGCCAACGTAGCTTGGGGCAAGAAGATTCTTGCCGTTGCGGTTCTGAGCTGCCTGTGCGCCTCGATCGCGGTTCCTGCCTATGCGTTCTACTACGTCCACGGCGAAGAGAACGTTGCTGCAACCAGCAAGGGCGTCATCGAGGTCACGTGCACGGTGGACGAAACCGCTCAGGGCGGAGGCGTGAAGACCTCGCTCATCATCGTTCCCGAAGGCAGCACCGCCGCTGCTTGCCTGGACGAGAGCGTGGTTTCCAGCAACAGTCAGAACGGCCTTGCGGCCATTCACGACTACAGCGTCTCCAGCTTGGCGGACGAGCTGTCCGGCAAGCAGTACACGTGCACGGTGCACAAGGCCGACAGCCAGAAGCCGGGCACGCACACCGCGTTCGACGGAAGCGGCACCGAGGGCGAGAGCACGCCGCTCGAGCGCTTCGACAGCGTGGTGTTCACGGTGGCGTAATCCGCCGCGCGGGGGTTCGGACGACCAGCCGGGCCCCCGCACACCTCCCGTTCCGGCTCGGCAAGCGCCCCGTTATTCTTCACAAGCCGGCCCGATGCAGCACCGCGACGCCTCAGCACGCCCTCGAAAGCAGACGGGCGCCCTTCCGAACATCATCCTCAGAGGATTATTTTTCTATTACCCCAGATCAAACGTTTGCGCATCGAGCGCAAAACCCTGATCGACTCGCTCACCTCGCTAGAAAAAACAACCTCTGCACGGTATGATGATGCCCAGGGAATCAAGGAGGGGGCTTCATGGGGATTCGCGTTCCTCGCATCACCGTCAACGCCGACTTCGGCGACGACACCGCGTTCGGCGACCTGAGCTTGCTCTCGGTGGGCTACGGACTGCACCAGGCTTGGGTGTACGCCGTCATGTTCGGAACGCCCACCATCTTCGGCACGCAAACCTACGTCACCGGCATGTACGGCAGCCACGCGTCGCTGCCGTTCCTCGTCTCCATCGTCGTGTTCGGGCTGTGCCTGTTGTTCGCCGGCATCACCGACCAGCGGCTGTTGAGGACGTACATCTCGAAGAAGACGCTTGCGGCGGGCGCGGCGCTCATGTCGGCCGGAACGTTGCTGCTGCTTGCGACGCCCGTGATCAGCGGCCCGGCGCTGGAAGCGGTATCGGGCGTCATGACGGGCATCGGCTCCGCCATCCTGATTCTGTTCTGGGGCGTCGCGTTCGCGCGCTGCGACAGCGCTTCCATCGTGCTGAACTCGTCCATCGCCATCTCCATCGCCATCGGGGTGTACGCCATCGGCCTGCATTACGGGCCGTTCCCCATCGCCGGCATCCTCGCGGGCATCATCCCGCTGCTGGAGCTCGCCATCCTCTGGAACAAAACGCCGGCGCCGTATTCCGAGCGCAACGAGGTTCCCATCTTCAAACCGCTTCCGGTGAACCATGCCAAGTTCTTCCTGCGCTTCGGCATTCCCGTGTT from Eggerthella lenta DSM 2243 includes the following:
- a CDS encoding TorD/DmsD family molecular chaperone, producing the protein MSEETVDLVALMNMRAQTYGLLANLFREEVDADSLRELQAMRFPTATGNAKVDEGYHLLYDYLKTAWDDSVTELAIDFVRTFIGHGVNAYSAAYPYESVYTSERRLMMQEARAEVLQTLRENGLKRGAWNEGEDHVALEFEFMQRMSLRAVEALAAGDEDEAVGQLRTQRTFLHDHLLNWLPLLTNDMRLFSRTLFYQGLAQLAMGFAEEDASILAELLDSVEVAA